The Zonotrichia leucophrys gambelii isolate GWCS_2022_RI chromosome 23, RI_Zleu_2.0, whole genome shotgun sequence genome includes a region encoding these proteins:
- the AIRIM gene encoding AFG2-interacting ribosome maturation factor — MAAVMAAPVAALRAWSEAVARAETAAREALAATAPLLDSLAALAAQMRAAQRLPWDATALGAFPELRARLWRKQRGAAEALLEQLGQRREELRAVRDAVGAAGSAVLRLVEEQGPTELGLAAVLRRGPRCPSLADVLEGLQDVERYYRHLYLEIKLLLQRLSLDSLADVEALPQCWERILERYKEDDVVQDTLLKVSLFVENHHEVSCSPGS; from the exons ATGGCGGCGGTGATGGCGGCGCCCGTGGCCGCGCTCCGGGCCTGGTCGGAGGCGGTGGCGCGGGCGGAGACGGCGGCGCGGGAGGCTCTGGCAGCCACGGCCCCGCTGTTGGACTCGCTGGCCGCGCTGGCGGCGCAGATGCGGGCGGCGCAGCGGCTGCCATGGGACGCGACGGCGCTGGGCGCCTTCCCGGAGCTGCGGGCGCGGCTGTGGCGGAAGCAGCGCGGCGCGGCCGAGgcgctgctggagcagctcggCCAGCGGCG GGAGGAGCTGCGGGCCGTGCGGGACGCCGTgggggccgcgggcagcgccgTGCTGCGGCTCGTGGAGGAGCAGGGCCCGACCGAGCTGGGGCTGGCCGCGGTTCTGAGGCGGGGGCCGCGCTGCCCCTCGCTGGCCGAtgtgctggaggggctgcaggacgTGGAACGCTACTACCGGCACCT GTACTTGGAGATCAAACTGCTCCTGCAGCGCCTCAGCTTAGACAGCCTGGCAGACGTGGAAGCCCTGCcgcagtgctgggagaggatTTTGGAGCGTTACAAAGAAGATGATGTTGTTCAAG ATACACTCCTGAAGGTCTCACTGTTTGTGGAGAACCATCATGAGGTGAGCTGCTCACCTGGCTCCTGA
- the CDCA8 gene encoding borealin, protein MAPTKKKGNSSARRRKMEAFLQDFDREVERRLKRIEADGERMVQEVEHMYDMAILRLPAAIRDVNWLEFFALARGENTPEDMAKGDMEITKIPRLNADIIDPLLDIAEKVSRIKRSVEGDEEAEPPSLPQQKRSRLASQCPSEAESGDARTGKVKASAKKPRVARRPPSARVKGMNKRSSKNSFITPASGRMVDMCAQGGTSMVTPRFDPRMFKTPGLRTPAINERVYTFSAKGSPLAEPEDVILTLPLGGGESIRLTEKDLTKKNFLQLNPKAQGLMQKLSVCLTQACNQAKMPQDGSQ, encoded by the exons ATGGCGCCCACCAAGAAAAAGGGTAACTCCAGCGCCCGCCGCCGCAAAATGGAGGCGTTCCTCCAAGACTTCGACAGAGAAG TGGAGCGGCGGCTGAAGCGGATCGAGGCGGACGGGGAGCGCATGGTGCAAGAAGTGGAGCACATGTACGACATGGCCATCCTGCGGCTGCCGGCCGCCATCCGCGACGTGAACTGGCTGGAATTCTTCG CTCTAGCAAGAGGTGAAAACACGCCAGAGGATATGGCTAAG ggAGACATGGAAATAACGAAAATCCCCAGGCTGAACGCAGACATCATCGATCCCCTGTTGGATATTGCTGAGAAGG TGAGTAGAATCAAAAGGAGTGTTGAAGGTGATGAGGAAGCAGAGCCTCCATCACTTCCACAGCAGAAGAGATCTCGACTTGCCAGCCAATGTCCTTCAGAGGCTGAGAGTGGGGATGCAAGGACTGGCAAG GTGAAGGCATCTGCCAAAAAACCACGTGTGGCCAGAAGACCTCCCTCAGCGAGAGTGAAGGGCATGAACAAGAG ATCAAGCAAAAACAGCTTCATCACTCCAGCTTCTGGCAGAATGGTTGATATGTGTGCTCAGGGAGGCACCTCCATGGTTACACCCAGATTTGATCCCAG GATGTTCAAGACGCCGGGGCTGCGCACTCCTGCCATCAACGAGCGCGTTTACACCTTCTCTGCCAAGGGCAGCCCCCTGGCCGAGCCTGAGGATGTCATCCTCACCCTGCCCCTCGGTGGGGGAGAG AGCATACGTTTGACAGAAAAGGATCTGACCAAGAAGAATTTCCTTCAGCTGAACCCCAAGGCCCAAGGGCTCATGCAGAAGCTGTCA gTTTGTCTCACACAGGCTTGCAACCAGGCAAAAATGCCCCAAGATGGAAGTCAGTGA